CGTGAATCcaccgtgtttgcatgaatttcgtcctgTTAATTAAAACCCGGCTTGAAATGTATGCAGGCAGCATTGGATGGCCCGCTAATGCATCTGTGTCCGCGAACTGGCTGTCGGTCCGTAGATGGATGCGGGAGAGAATTCGTGGGTGCGTTGGAGACACTTGAAGATGCCCTAAAATATTTTGGCAAGTGTGATGAATAGACTGGAACCACGGTTCATGCATCAGCGCGAGCACTGTCCGTCACTCTCAGCTCTACAGACACGCCCATGCCACGGAGGGGGGACGAGACGTCCCAGCAAGCCGTGGGCCGACGACGAGCCAACCATGCTGTTGGAACAAAATCCTGGGCCCAAACCGTTCAATACACTCCGACCCGGAACCAGCACACAAGCTGCATCCCCTGATTGGGAGAAGGTGAAAGGATGGATGCAAAAATTGTTGTCAGCAGCGGGCAAGGAGGTACTTATTAAAGCGGTGGCTCAAGCATTGCCGGTCTACTCTATGGCTTGCTTCAGGCTTCCCCGAGGCCTATGTGAGAATATCACATCTATTATTCGTCAGTTTTGGTGGGGAAGTAAAGCGGGCAAGAGGAAGCCTAATTGGGTCGCCTGGGATGTCATGACGAGACCAAAACACTTGGGTGGTCTTGGTTTTCGCGATATGGAGATCTTCAATCTTGCTCTGCTAGCCAGACAAGCCTGGCGAGTCCTTGCCGAGCCTGAATCTCTGAGTGCGAGAATATTGAAGGCGGCATATTTCCTGGAGACCACACTGCTCGATGCTGAACTTGGCGGGAGGCCGTCTCAAATATGGAGGGCGGTTTTGGACGGACGGGATATGCTGAGACTTGGGATAATCCGAAGAATCGGGAACGGGCAAACTACTCGCATATGGAGCCATAATTGGTTGCCTAGACCAGGTATGATGAGACCTATCTCTTCGAGGATCCCAACGCCACCGATCATGGTCTCTGAATTGATCTCTATGGCAACTGCCACATGGAATGAAGCACTGGTCAGGTCGGTTTTCTTTCTAGTCGATGCAGAGGCAGTTCTTAGTATACCTCTCTGTACAAGGAATATAAGTGATTTTTGGGCTTGGAGTGGCGAGAAGAAGGGATGCTTTTCAGTTAAATCGGCATATAGGCTGATCATGCACACCAAGCTCGCAAGGGAATCTTGGATAGATGAGGAGGAAGGGACCTCACGGGCTGGGCAGGAGAGCAATGCTTGGTCATCACTCTGGAAGGTCAAATTGCCACCTAAGATCAAATTCTTCCTATGGCGTTTGGCCAGAAGTTCCATCCCGACAGCTGATGTGTTGGCTCATAGACACATGGGTGACTCACCGGCATGTAAACTTTGTGGCGCCATGGATTCGTGGAGACACACGATGCTTGATTGCACAAACGCTCGCTGTGTGTGGGCGCTTGCGGAGGACGAACTGGTCCAGAGGATGTGTCAACACACAGCCGACGATCCACGTGAGTGGTTATTCTCTCTGAATGAAGCGTGACTATAGACCAGTTTATGAGGATGGCAATTACATTGTGAGCTGTTTGGAGTGCAAAGAGGAAAGCAGTCTACGAGGATCTGCACCAATCTCCCCTGTCAACACACATGTTCATACAACGATACATCAGTGATTTCCAGATTCAGTCCCACGCCACACCGATGAGAGCTAGCACCCAACCACAACGACCGAAGAGATGGTTACAGCCCCCAAGCAACATGTCGAAGCTTAATGTTGATGCAGCCTTGGCAGAGAGACGAGGGGTTGGAACCATTGCCGCGATAGCCAGGGACGAGAATGGCATGTTCTTGGGAGCTTCTTCGTTGGGATTCAGAGCTATCACCAATCCAACTACCCTAGAAGCGCTGGCGGTAAGGGAGGCTTTGGCTCTTACCGAAGATCTCCAACTTCAGAATATCCATGTGGCTTCTGATTGCAAGGAGGTAATTGATAGTATCAAGCAGAAGAGCGGAGCGGAATATGGAGCGATTGTGCATGAAATCATAGTTTGTTTTAATACTTGCAATTTTGTTCATGAAAATAGGAGCTCCAATGTGGAGGCTCACAATTTAGCGAAGCATGCTTTGAAATTAGGGATGGGCCGCCGTGTGTGGTTAGGCCATCCTGGAAACCTCTCTTTCGTCCCGGTCCAACTGGTGACGACGTAATAAAGCTTCGCAAATTGTCTAAAAAAAAAACTGCATCCTAAAAAAAAAAGCACACAAGCTGCAGGCTCGACAGCCACTGGAGCTACGACGTACGAACGCCTCTAGTTCCATATCCACGGCTTTTTGATCCGTCCGACACACCACCCACACGCCCCAAAGAAAACAGCAGCAGCCAAGAAGGACCCTCGTCGGCGGCAGTCAGGCGAGCAAGGGGTCAGCCAGCcgagtccggcggcggcggccatggcgctAGCGGCTAACGCCCATGGAAGAGTCTGCACCCTCTCCTCCAGGCCGCCAACACCTTTCGGCAGCAGGAGCATGGTCACCATGCCTGGACACCACGTCCAAGCTCGGTTCGCGGTCCGGGCGACCGCGGAGCGCGCGACATGGCTGCCGGGGCTGGACCCGCCGACGTACCTCGACGGCACGTCAGTCACCTGTGGCAATCTCTGCCGGCGTTCTCTGCAGGTGGCGATGGTTGGTTGCTAGGCTGATGGGTTGCTTGGTGTTTGTCGTTGTAGGCTGCCTGGTGACTACGGGTTTGATCCCCTGGGGCTCGGGGAGCAGCCTGAGGACTTGAAGTGGTACGTCCAGGCGGAGCTCGTGCACTGCCGGTTCGCCATGGCAGGGGTTGCCGGCATCCTTGGAACCGATGTAAGTTCGTTTGCTCACTAAATGTCTAAATGTAGTACGTTCTCACTTTAAAGAAACCATAGCACTGAAGCTTGATTTTGCAAAATTAGCTGTAGAGGTGCTTAAATTAGGATGAACTATGAGAAACACAGTGAGAAAACAAGCATGACTTCTGAATTTTGATAATGGAAATGGAAAGGCAATAACTTCTAGTTAAAAAATAGAGAGAGAGAAAACAAGCTGTGACACAGGGAGCTATTGAGCGAAATGAAAATAACAATCTCAACGTCAGCAAAATCATGTCCAACACATCAGCTCCACAAGAGCATCCTAGGAAATTTTTCTCCAAGATTAATAGTATTCTTACCACACTGAAACATACTTACAGAAACCAAACATGAAATCGATGGCTTTGATGCTCTCTTTTCGTCTATGGTCTAACTGGTGTGTTTCTGTGTAGTTGATCCGTGTATCAGGACTCGGCAACCTACCCGTGTGGTTTGAAGCAGGTGCCACGAAATTTGACTTTGCCAACACCACAGCACTCTTCTTTGTCCAGCTTCTCTTGATGGGGTAATTCAAGTATTCAACATCCAACTGAAACATTTACTCAGCTGTATAAGAATTCGTCCAGTAATTCAGAAGCTTTAATTAGTGTAGACTGTAATCACTTCAAACAAAACAAGACTGGCCTGTTTCTACCATAACGCTGATCCTCCGTAGATTTGTCGAAACCAAGAGGTACATGGACTTCGTTAATCCAGGATCACAAGCAAAGGAAGGGACATTCCTTGGGATAGAAGCTTCACTCGAAGGTTTACAGCCAGGGTAAGTGCTGCAAAATTCTCCAAACTAAGTAACTCAAACAATTTCCCTTGGCAAGTCTCTGTTTCTCTGTTTTAATTAAATTATCATTTTTACAATTCCAAAATCTGAACAGATACCCTGGGGGGCCACTATTTAACCCAATGGGACTCGCCAAAGATATAGAGAATGCGAATGAAGTGAAGCTGAAAGAAATAAAGAATGGTAGGTTCAATGTCTCTAAGTACAATTGCTTGCAAGATAATCCAGTAGTAACATTTGTAATTTGCTAATACTATTTTCCATGAACCACAGGGAGGTTGGCAATGGTTGCTATGCTTGGATTTATTGTGCAAGCGTCTGTGACTCATGCTGGGCCCATCGAGAATCTTTTGACACATCTTTCAGACCCGTTCAACAAAAATATCATTCATgcactaaccttgtcttgaaaaCTCACTGTCTCGAAATTtcgtttatttttccttttttccaTCTAATAAAGGTGTAGCACATCAGATCACAATGGTCTCTTACAGGAAGCGCAATTCTTCTCAGCCCCCTCTTTGTAAGGCTCTATCGGTAACGAAAACTGAATATGAAACTTCTGTGGGAGGAACTGTAAAAAACTCAGTACACAGTTGCCACTACAGGTGGGGTGACAAATTGATTTTCTTCAAATGCAAACAAGATACAGTGATAGTTTATATCGACGCAATGATGCTTCTGGTTCTTGCAATTGATCCTTGTCTGCAGTATACGCTCATGCTTTTTTCGAAGAAACTCTGCCATGGCAGCGTTTTTGCAGTCGAGTAGTGCTATGCACACGACGGATTTGTGCACGATTCAGACACGACAGGTCATCTAGACCATTGGATTGCCTCATTTCTTTAATCTGTGTGGCTTCTAATCATGTCGTGCACAAATCTTCCATCAACATCGTGTGTACAGCACTTTCGTTTGCATTTCTCCGACAGAGtgtttaacaaaaaactaccacattccAACCAACCCTGATGAGAAACTACAACTCTACAAAAATTAACAGAGAACTACCACTCtacgtctaacttttttttgcaaaaaaacactAATGACTCTGCCGCAGCAGGAAATCGCTGCCATGGCAGCAAAAATAGCATGTTTTTGCTTTTACGGTAGAAAAACGCTGCCATGGATTTTGCATATGCTTCAATGCAAGTTGCAGAACATGGAAATAATACAGACAAGGAAATTAATACTAGCATGTCCTGCAAGGTGCAGAACAAATCTTTGAGAACAAATGCAGCAGTTAATGTAATTGCATCTATATCAAGCAAGCCAGAAAGCACTTTCCTGCAATATAGAAGCAGAGTTGCACCTATACCATACAAGTAAACATATATTGGCTTGTACTGTAGTACTGTACATATATGAATTGGATAGGAAATACGCACCACCACATCTACCACTAACTCTGATCGACTAGCTTAAGCCCCCAGCTCATATCTTCACAATGTGTTACATGCGGGACAAGTTTTCCCGTATCAGTTCCTCTCTTAGCCTTGCAATCATAGAAAGGTGGAGCATGAAAGCATGGTTCCATGGACAAAACTTGGCGGCAAGGCGGATCAGGGGCAGTGCGGTTTTCGGGCTTGAACAGAAGCCATGGCTTCAAACCACTGAGCCCCTGGGCAACATACCCAAAAGTTGACCATGCACTGGTCACCATGACATCAGATAAGCTTAACAGATATATCTCTGCCCAGGCTTTCCTGTTGTGCATTTTCTTGTCTGAGTCTTGATGTTCCTCGTGGCTTGGCTGATGGAAGCTAATTGTCTCGCCATTTGCCGTAGGATGTTCCCAGTACATGTTTCTGAATTCTTCGTAGTATCCTGAGTTTAAAGAAGTAACTAGAACAACTTTCGACCTGGCCTTGCTTGGTGAGACAATTGGCTCCTGAGTGTTAACCTCTGGCAACAAGTGTTCCTTGAATGTACATGCAAGGACCTGATCCAGGACATGCTGAAACGGGCCAGTTTCGGTGTCGAAGACTCTGATCTGGATACCCAACTTCTCATCAGCTCTGGCAAGATAAGAATCATAGTATCTTGTAATCATGCCCCAGACCGCATTGGTAGGGTGAAACAAGTAACGTCCCAAGTGATGGAAAACAGCATCTCTCTGGGGGAAAAGCCTCATGAGTTGCTCTTGGTATGCCGGGATCAGGAAAAGTGAAGGTACAAAGTAATTGTCTGATTTGAGGATCAGCCATGGGATCGTTTGGAGATAATGCTGATTATCTTCACAGAAGAAAAGCTTATCATAGTCACTATAGTCATGAGCCAAATGAAGATAGACAAAAGCAGGCCTAGAATGATGAACAACTTTACTCTTCAGCTTGTTTCCGTAACTCTCGGGAGAGACAACACTGAAGTTCTTGAACTGCTTAATGGGGAAATCTGACGGTAGCAACCATGAAGTTTCCGGAAATGGTTCGCAGAAGAGATCTGCGGTGCCTTTGTCTCCGTCGACAAGTAAGACTCTGTTTGTAAGGATGGCATACAGAAATGCCGAGGCAATTGTCAAGATCCTGTTCCCCAGACCACTGTAAGCTGTCCAGACCAGATAGTTGCAGTCCATAACCTTAATATCCTGACCAGACTTAAGCTGCGCAATAGCTTTCCTGTATAATTCAGTATGCGGGCCACACTTTTTCTGGAGGGCCTCTTGTTCCCTTAATCTTTCCAAGAGGTAGGTAGACGGAAAGCGGGGCGATATTCGACGATACAGTACTGATTGGTATCTACTTAGGCATGATTGTTCATCAAAACCAGGAACTAGCAAGCCTCCAAGTAATTTGTCCTTGACAActtccggagatcctgaggtgCCATCTTCTGAAAACACAACAACAGGAAAACGTTGTATCGGAAATTCAGGATTCATATATAGAATATATGAGTTATGCTTCAATCTGTACTGTAGTAGAAACATGGGGAAAAAATATCTTTTGGTAAGTGTCACTGATAGCAATGCAAGACCGAGGTAGGCGCGTATTACTCAAGTCAGTTAGCTATAATGCACTATGAGTTGACACACTACTAAATGGTAAGGATAGCACAATGCAGTGCATAAACAAGAAAGGCACGAAACAAACAACAGTAGCGTGAAACATGAACTAGACAAAGTCGACACTGTGTACCATGCAACAAAAATAAAGGTAACCTGGCATCAACGCTGGTACGATATGGATATCACGTATATGAAGACATTTTAGTCGTTAAAACACAGCAATTAGCGCACACAAACACACATGTAACGAGACCTTGGGGCAGCATTCAGAACCCCACACAGTCTGCAGGCAGCGGTGTTCATCGCGCTCATACTGCACACAGTGATCTGAAGAACGGTCTAAAAATGGTGTCACACGACACATTTTCAGTGACGACTACATCCCCGACGGCAAATATCAATAACCATCAAACTTGTGAGTTTTTAGAGCTATAAACTGGTAAAAACAATCTGGGAAAAGAAGTCGGGATTTTTGTGTGTGCAGAACTTGAGTATCAGCGCACATGTCAAAAGAGAAGGGGGAGTATCAGTGCAGCGAAGAAAGTCATGGAGCCCAGACATTAAAGGCGCCAAGCTTGGCATCCTGAATGTAACGTCGCCATCCACAGGTACTTACAACTCAGAAAATTCATCAGAGTTGAAACAAAAGCCGTGGTCCAAGCGGCAGCCGAACTCAAAAATGGAAACTTGCGTTACGGGCGCAGGCGTATCCGTGGCATGCGTCTCACGTACGTACCATCTCGCGGACGGACGAGGCGCGGGTCATCGCGGGCAACGACGCCCACGGAGGGATCCGCGTCGAGGAGCCGGCCCCTCCGCGCGGCGGAGCCCCCGGCGAGCATGAGGAGGAGGACGGCGCAGACCACGAGCGCCGCGGCCGGCAGGGACCACCGCAGCAGCAGCATCGCCGCCCCGCCCTTCCTCCCGCGCGGAGGCGCCGCCacgggcgcctcctcctcccgcggcGAGCGGCGGATCCGCTCCTTGATGTCCATGCGGGTTGTGGCGCGCGC
The sequence above is a segment of the Aegilops tauschii subsp. strangulata cultivar AL8/78 chromosome 6, Aet v6.0, whole genome shotgun sequence genome. Coding sequences within it:
- the LOC109778909 gene encoding photosystem I chlorophyll a/b-binding protein 5, chloroplastic, with the protein product MALAANAHGRVCTLSSRPPTPFGSRSMVTMPGHHVQARFAVRATAERATWLPGLDPPTYLDGTLPGDYGFDPLGLGEQPEDLKWYVQAELVHCRFAMAGVAGILGTDLIRVSGLGNLPVWFEAGATKFDFANTTALFFVQLLLMGFVETKRYMDFVNPGSQAKEGTFLGIEASLEGLQPGYPGGPLFNPMGLAKDIENANEVKLKEIKNGRLAMVAMLGFIVQASVTHAGPIENLLTHLSDPFNKNIIHALTLS
- the LOC109778901 gene encoding galactoside 2-alpha-L-fucosyltransferase; this encodes MDIKERIRRSPREEEAPVAAPPRGRKGGAAMLLLRWSLPAAALVVCAVLLLMLAGGSAARRGRLLDADPSVGVVARDDPRLVRPRDEDGTSGSPEVVKDKLLGGLLVPGFDEQSCLSRYQSVLYRRISPRFPSTYLLERLREQEALQKKCGPHTELYRKAIAQLKSGQDIKVMDCNYLVWTAYSGLGNRILTIASAFLYAILTNRVLLVDGDKGTADLFCEPFPETSWLLPSDFPIKQFKNFSVVSPESYGNKLKSKVVHHSRPAFVYLHLAHDYSDYDKLFFCEDNQHYLQTIPWLILKSDNYFVPSLFLIPAYQEQLMRLFPQRDAVFHHLGRYLFHPTNAVWGMITRYYDSYLARADEKLGIQIRVFDTETGPFQHVLDQVLACTFKEHLLPEVNTQEPIVSPSKARSKVVLVTSLNSGYYEEFRNMYWEHPTANGETISFHQPSHEEHQDSDKKMHNRKAWAEIYLLSLSDVMVTSAWSTFGYVAQGLSGLKPWLLFKPENRTAPDPPCRQVLSMEPCFHAPPFYDCKAKRGTDTGKLVPHVTHCEDMSWGLKLVDQS